The Culex pipiens pallens isolate TS chromosome 2, TS_CPP_V2, whole genome shotgun sequence DNA window AGTTTCCCCCCGGGTTcgcctttttaaaaaaagtgtcctTTCACCGCGTAAAAAAGTCATTCTTCTCACACACTCATTCATCCTCGTGCGCACACAAACGCTCTAAAATGATCCCTCAATCCAGCGAGACATCGGCCAAATCGGCGGAAATTTTGTCCTTCTGACTGTTGGCCGCCGACCCGGTCGTCCGCCGTCTCACCACGTTCCTCCGGGGAGTTGTCTTTCGCAACGTTCCACTCATCGTCCCCGCCGGAAGTGGCTTAAACGAGGGCAAACCCGACGGTTCCACCTCATTCTCCGCCGGCATCGGTCGGAACACCAGCTCGGAACGCTTCTGCGCATTCAGCCGTTCGTCCAGTTCGGCCGCCGGAAGCGTTCCCAGTAGCGTTTCGTCCTTGGGTTTGTTCATGTCGTACAGCTGCTGCAGCTGGTTGAAGGCCGAGTGGTCAATCATCGGGGAGGCGGGCATTCCCGTGGGGACGGCGGCGGCAGCGAGGGAGGAGGAAGAGGAAGATGGACCGGCTCCGCCGGATTGGATCGCGTCCCGGTGCTTTTCCTTGTTGAAGTGTTGCTTTTGCTTCGTTTCTTTGGACCACGTTTCGAGCCACGTTTTGCCGGGGTTTTTGCTGTTGGAGGCGCTCGAGGTTTGCTTTTTCTGAAAAGGGAGAGATGGATTAGAAATTTGTGTGTCAAAATGGGATGAGAAGATAGGCGAGGTatttttacgtagttttggtaatcCTCCGAATCGACGTCACGTTTATTGTTGCCAGACAAAGAACCTGCAATTGAAAGAAAagattaatgaatttaaatcaattattcttaattttgactgatattttaaaaaaatattttattatttatcatattttcaAATACATAGTTAGGCATTATATGATGAATGCTTTCCTCACTCCGATTGAGATTTTTCGATGGTAAGATTACGATCTATCATCGACAAATTACAATCATAATTGTAATAGCCCTTTTTTAACCACCTACCTAAATAGGGACAGGGGGGGCAGAATTGACCATAGGGGCaaaatgggccacccttggttttgggctttagaatggatttagaccaactgtaaggcaagggtcttataaaggacgtcaaataacatcaccatcaccgaaaacgacgtttgaattcattgtatttttcgaattatgagcaaaaatgtaaatttattgacaaaaccacgcaaatgttgttaatttcgaggttcttaaataaactttctgaaaagtttgattgtatgaaaagtttgctcaatgcttataacatTACTAGATGCttctaccaaggtatacaaacaataacggaaccttaaaatcatttagaggcttggtggtggaagtgttaaattaaaacccacttgggggcagaatggaccacccttttcctgccttataaaaacaataaaaagttaaaaaatttgatctaaatggattatttcactcctggtagcttcacaaatcacgtttaatgcaacaaaagttgattttttagttgtttcgaCGCTcagttgtaaaaatagtgtcttttttcgacatatctacactattttcaaaaatctttgtttttttaagttactatttttataaaagtgatcaaatttcatggaaactataatggaaaggtctctcaagtaatttcttatcacccttcaacgttgtattacaagaaatggcttgttttctaaggtggcccattctgccccgcaccctggaaagttagtcgaaaaaacttttttttttaaagtggctcaaaaatagttataagtaaaagtttttcatcaaccaagtatacaacattgaagggaacattccaaagcataagcctactacactggattcataaatttttatgtttttctatggtttttggtgcatttcccttaggcggtccattttgaccccccccccccccctgcccctatatgtttttttcttaattctaGAATTCTGCAAATTAAACTAGAaccgaacaaaaaaaagtcctttgtcaatataaaaaaatagcagCATCAACAAAAATCTAGagatttaaattgtttgaaaaaaaagaaacgtctaaaataaaacaaaatctaaaaaataaaaaaatatgccaaaatttcaacaattcgtATAAACTAATTTGAGTAACTCTActatttcgcaaatcgactttattttgatatttttttgatttggataaaactttgtccatgcaattcctatgtcaaaagaagtctttttgcatcattagttttttcatacaagtctccttacaattgggtcctaaagccctacatcaatttttatgtacaacagttataaacaagattaaaaactatttctgaccactttttttttttcattttaatgcataaaaataatttgacagGACAACAATTTTTCgatagatcaactatggtctctttggaacaagctgtcaaaaagggccgcgaagttattttttcaaaattgatttgaaaatccattCTAAATCTTTTGCGGTTGTACAAAGagaactcagaaaaataagctttatcgttgtgaacaataatatcaaaaacttaagcttaattttaggacccaattgtgtatgacattctgtatcttgagaagggatttctgATCGactcggtgtcttcggcaaagttgcaggattttcagaaaaaaaggtactcggggaaaaaaatccaatttttatatttatgtttttgtggaattcttgaaaaacctttgaaaaaaatgtgttttttctactaaaaactaacttaatccacctatgtggttgatgccttcctcactttttaccaacaaaggGTAATATGagcggtttggacacatatatttcagctattttttagatccacaaaaataagtacacaaatataacttaagtgatcataactcgagacagggttgccagatcttcaattttttggccCCGTtgtaaaggtctttcaattacctaaccaacgatgggacagatgatggatccggatatcgtttacatacatttaagtgagatccggcttcaaaaaagtacataaatatcacttaagtggtcataactcgagacagggttgccagatcttcaatgttgtagactcgttggaaaggtctctcgattacctaaccaacgatgggtcggatgatggatccggacatcgtttacttgcatttaagtgagatccggcttcaaaaaagtacataaatatcacttaagtggtcataactcgagacagggttgccagatcttcaatgttgtagactcgttggaaaggtctctcaactacctaaccaacgatgggtcggatgatggatccggacatcgtttacatacatttaagtgagatccagcttcaaaaaagtacataaatatcacttaagtggtcataactcgagacagggttgccagatcttcaatgttgtagactcgttggaaaggtctctcgattacctaaccaacgatgggtcggatgatggatccggacatcatttacttgcatttaagtgagatccggcttcaaaaaagtacataaatatcacttaagtggtcataactcgagacagggttgccagatctttaatgttgtagactcgttggaaaggtctctcgattacctaaccaacgatgggtcggatgatggatccggacatcgtttatatgcacataaatgagatccggatatatgtgaaaacacatttttatacataacttttgaactagttatcgaaacttcaaacaattcaatagcgatgtatgggaccataaaccaagtcgaatgcgaccggtttgatcaaaatcggtttagccagtgctgagaaaactcagtgagaattttggtcacatacatacatacacacacatacacacacacatacacacacacacatacacacacacatacacacacacagacatttgttcagttttcgattctgagtcgatatgtatacatgaaggtgggtctttgagcttttaataaaaagttcatttttagagcaggattatagccttacctcagtgaggaaggcaaaaccgttGTTAAAGCAAGTAAGTAAGTACTTCACCGTCAATtgaggcgaatcgggactacagtctgaataggaacagcacattttagagcacttaaaagcttcaaattcgAAAATAAATGTATACTATTTGTTGCTCTGAGTAAGGTCTAACCGACACCACTAtaatatatcaaaatatttgtttgtttatttgcacCGTCTTCGACTGAGGTCGCACAGACTGAATAACTTAAAactaacataaaaataaacatgttcTAACACAGGAATACATAAAATACGTCACAGTTGAAGGGTACGAATTCTACATTTAAAACGTTCTCTAGCCATTCCAGGTTCAAACTCGTTCGAAACACTGTTGAAGATGCGACAGCAACGGTCGATGGGTCGGTTGTAACCATAGAGCGTACGGTGGAAGGGAATCCTTAGTAGGGGCTGGTTCCTCAGCACTCGTACTGGCCTGTGCACGTTGATTTCTTCTCGCAGCTGGGAGCAATCGATGCGGCCCGTCAGAAGATCGAAAACAAACATCCGTTGATGGAAAGTTCGTCGCTGTTCGAGAGACTCCATGCCGAGCAGAGCACACCTGTCACTGTAGCTTGTTTGCCATACACCGTTCCTCCAGGGTAGACGGCGCAGGGCGTACAGAGTAAAGCGACGCTGAACTTTCTCAATCCGGTCCCGTTGATTAGCATGGTGAGGTGCCCAAACCTGCACTGCATACTCCAGGGTGCTTCTGACCAAACTGACGAAGAGAGTTTTGAGGGCGTGGATATTCTCGAAGTCAGCAGTGTTGCGTCGAAGAAACCCCAGCATCGCAAATGCTTTGGCTGTAGTAGCGGCGACGTGTTCCGAGAAGTTTAGTTTCCGGCCAATCAGCAGGCCGAGGTCCCTGATTGAAGAAACCCTGTCAAGGTCAATGGAGCTGAATGAATACGCGTACACGGTTGGGACAGCTGATCTGGTGAAACTTATGCATTTGCATTTGGCGGGGTTCACTTTCATCCCGTTGAGGTCGCACCATTCGCGGATGGCTTCGATGTCCTGTTGGAGGGCGACGCAGTCGATGACGGAATTGATCTCACGAAAAACCTTCAAATCATCCGCATATAACAGCTTCTGGGACTGGAGACGTTGACAGATGTCGTTAACAAACAAGATAAATATTAGCGGCCCTAGATGGCTCCCTTGCGGCACACCGGATGTGATGGAGAACCTCCTGGAGACAACAACACCGAGACGCACGTAACCTTGTCTTCCACATAAATACGACGAGAGCCACACAGTCAGCCAGCTAGGAAAACCCAAACGATTAAGTTTTGTTACAGCTAACACATGAGGAACGGTGTCGAACGCCTTGGAAAAATCAAAGTAGATCGTGTCGGTCTGCTTTCGCTTTCCCAGGTTAGCATTCAGCGCGCTGACGTACGCCATCAGGTTCGTAACCGTTGACCGTTTTTTTACGAAACCATGCTGGAAAGTAGACACAATTTCTTGGGCGGCCGAGTACATCCCCTTGTGTATTAGCACTTCGAAGACCTTGGGCAGGCAGGACAGGATGGAGATTGGCCTATAATTCTCCGCATTCAGTGTACTGCCTGATTTATGAATGGGAGTTATTGCTGCCAGCTTCCATTCGTCGGGGAAAACGCCTTCGGACAGGGAGCGGTTGAAGATAGTGCTGATAGGTCTGGCGAATGAACTGGAGAGCTCCTTGATGAACGCAGGCGGAAGTCGATCGGGCCCGGCACCCTTCGCAGGATCGATGGCGTTCAAAGCCGTTTCTACCTCAGCTTGAGTGAAAACTGGCCGAGGGAGGTCGATGTCAAACGTCCGGAGCGTGTCTAGGTAAGTTGCACTAGCAGTAGGCGTCACGGTATCATAAACACTGCTGAAGAAGTCGGCGAAGAAGTTTGCTGCGTCAACTGGATTATCCGCAGAACGGCCGTTGTGCGAGATCTTCGTGGGATCTACACTGGAACGTTTCCTTCCTTTTATGTAGCTCCAGAAAGATGATGGATTGTCCTCAACGTCTGCTTCAACCCGGCTCAGATACTCTCGGTACCGCAAATCTTGTAGTGCTTCGTACTCGGCTTCCAATGTTTCCACAATTGCGTTATTTTCGGGCGTACTGGCTCGAAATAACCTTTTCCGAGCTTTCCGCAGTATGTTCCGACTGTGTCGAAGGTCGGCAGTCCACCAAGGAAGCTTTCCAGTGCGAGTACAAGAAATTCGCCTCGTTGGTACAAATTGCTGTATGAGGTTGTAAACAACATCGTAAAACGTCGCAGTCGAACCGTTTGTGTCTTGATCGCGTAGAAGAGTATCCCAGTCGACGGAGTTGAGCGCTTCAGACACTCGTACGTAGTCGCAGTTACTAAAGTCTGGTTCGAAACCGGGCAGCGGACTTGACTCACTGGCGCCAGCATAGAAGACGGCCTTCAAAACGAACGCTTTGTGGTGTCGGTCAGTTTTCAGAATAGGAGTAGGAGGTTCGATGAGCTCAACGGAGTTCACGTCGTTGACAAAGGCCAGGTCAAGAGTCCTTCCGTTAACATTCGTGAGCGAGCAGACTTGTTGGAGTCCGGTTGAGATGACATTTTCAGTCAGCGCTAACTCTTGCTCAGATGACGCGTTCAGTGGGATCAGGCAGTTCAAGTCGTCGTCAAAGTACCACGAAAGATGAGGCAGGTTGTAGTCACCGGTGACGATGACTGAGTCATCATGCGTAGAAAGGTCCAATAGTTCCTGAACAGCGGCTCCGTGCGAGACATTCTGGAACCGGATGGATTGTCGCGAAGATTTGCTGGGTCTTGATGAAAATGTGGGGGCGTACGTCTCGAGGTCTCGGCGCCGTCAGCTCGATGTGACGACATGGTTTCGTGGATGAGGTTGGTAGCTGAACTGTAGGATGGTTCGAGCTCTGCGTTGGCCGCCGTTAGCGTCAAAATTCTGGAAACCGGGAGATTATCAGGAGGAGAGACGGTTCTTGACGAGATTGTGTACTTGCCTGGTTGAGAGGCCTGGAAGATCCCGCTGTTGACACCGACCACAGGGCCGGGACGACTCAGCCAACAGGAACAGATAGTACGGCAGCATAACGAAGATGGCACACCTGTGGCGGGGCAGCGGGGATCTTCCAAAAGGCCGTAGTACATGCGTCCCGTGGTTGTCAAGTCGATGTCATGCTGGGATGATACAGAATCACTGACGAAATCTCGGAGCACGAACCTGGTCAAAATCGAACTCGCGAATCGCAACACCGGTAGGCCAGGTTTCCGCTTGGAGAGCCACATCTCTTGTTTCATCGGGCAGAAGAACTCGGAACGACACGAACGGCAGCTTGGTCACATCCACATCTTTCTTGACCAGCCTTATCACTTTGGGGGCCACTTCAAGCCCAAGGCACTCCTGAGTCATTTCTGCGATGTCGTCGACGGAATGACTG harbors:
- the LOC120412503 gene encoding uncharacterized protein LOC120412503, which codes for MKFLLRIIGLLLMLLAFDAASYANAFIVPEELPSILSLVYSNIPPIKKGTDSRLGFGFRLGDHADFQVQFEIGPQQRTRPIGSLSGNNKRDVDSEDYQNYKKQTSSASNSKNPGKTWLETWSKETKQKQHFNKEKHRDAIQSGGAGPSSSSSSLAAAAVPTGMPASPMIDHSAFNQLQQLYDMNKPKDETLLGTLPAAELDERLNAQKRSELVFRPMPAENEVEPSGLPSFKPLPAGTMSGTLRKTTPRRNVVRRRTTGSAANSQKDKISADLADVSLD